The Nostoc sp. 'Lobaria pulmonaria (5183) cyanobiont' region GCTCTCGGAGTCGGTGGCTCTTACGGGCAGGGAGATTACTGGTTAGGCCAACTAGATCCTGTACGCCCGCAAAAGCCACTCCGCTGCGCCGACTCCGAGCCACGAGTTCTTAAACCTTGGAAAGATGCTTTGACTACTGGCAGCGATCACTTGACTAGTCAAATAGGATTACTGAGTATAGTGTTAATGCCAAATCAGTATTTATACGATAAAATTTTGTTGTAATAAATGATACTTTTATTTTAGTTATGTAAGATTTTTCACATGGCAATTAGTTTTTTTGAGTTACTTAACACTGTTATAGATAAAGAGACTGATTTCATCTCGAATCAGTTAGAAATACCTGTAGACCTAGTTTATGAGTCTATTCTGGAGGAAGCTGAACGCAATCAAACAGAGTGGTACTCCAATGAAGTTCCCAACCTAAACTATCAAGATCCTGCTTGCCGACTTGCATATCTGTATATTGTTGCTGCTGCCAATGCCAGCACCTTTCAGCACGTTTTAGAATCAAATCAAGACTTGCGTAATTATGTATTAGGAATTGCGAAAGAGCGTCACGAGGTAAAAATTTGTGCTTTTGGTGCTGGGCCTGGTACAGAGTTAATGGCTATGGCAAGGTTTCTTGAGCAACAAAAGCTTGGAGTCTCTATCAGCGTCGATTTTCAACTGCTCGACAAGGTTCAGGAATGGGCAAGCTCGTGGTACGGCATAAGAAATCAAGTGAATGAGTCTTTCAGGCATCTATATGGTGCTAATCGCTCAACATGGCCAATGATACCATCAGGTAATTTTTTAGCTTGTGATGTCACTGAGTTGGATCGATTCTCTTATCTTGGGGATGTATGGAAGCAAGATATATATGTATTAAATTTTTTATTGTCTGAAATATTCAATGATGATCCTGGATTACGCTCCTTTCTAAGTCAAGTCGCCAAATTTGCACCTACAGGAGCAAGATTTGTTTTTATAGAAAGACGTGGATATAGGTGGGAACAACAGATTCAGCACATTGCTAGAGAATCAGGATTAGTCCTTTCTAAATTCATTGAGTCACCAAATGGTAAACTAGTTGGTGAAGATCCAACAAAGTTAGGTCGAATATATGATGCTATTCAAGAAAGAAGAAAGCCTCGTTTAACTTGGAACGTTGTGTACAGTATTGGTGTTAAGCAATAACTTAAATAAATTGCAAATTTAGTTTATTTAATGCAATACGATAAGGATACTCAGTTAAGCCTTAACCTTTGGGGACAGTCTGCACTTCCTTCAAATTTGCAGGTAGACAAGCTTTCTGTTCCTGATGCAGAAATTATCCTCTACCCTAGCTATTTTACTGAAGAGGAAAGTGACGGAATACTCCAAAGGTTATTCATGGAAGTTAATTGGCGACAAGACAAGATCAAATGCTATGGTAAAGAAATAGACTTACCCAGGTTAACTGCCTGGTATGGTGATACTGGTAAATCTTATACATATTCAAACATTGCGATGAATCCAATATCTTGGACACCAGTGTTGTTGTTTATTAAGGATAGAGTTGAAGAGATAGCCCAAGTCTCCTTTAACAGTGTTTTGCTTAATTTTTACCGTGATGGTAAAGACAGTATTTCTTGGCACTCCGATGATGAGCAAGAATTAGGGAAATATCCAGTCATTTCTTCTGTTAGTTTTGGAGGTGAAAGAAAACTCCAGTTCAGGCATAAATATAATAAAAATTTAAAAAAATTAGAATTAAATTTAACTAATGGTAGCCTTTTAATTATGAAAGGTAAAACACAGGAATATTGGCAGCATCAGATAGCTAAAACTTCAAGAACTGTGATGCCAAGAATAAACCTGACTTTTAGAATCATAAAGTGAATAAAGTTAGTAAATTACTAAAGTACGTTATGCAAAATTTCTTTACGACGTGTCCCACTTTGCCGTTATCTCGGCGGATACACAAGTAAGCAGCAAAATGCAACTTAACAGCGCAGTTGGACATCTGTAAGTAAGCTTTGCATCCACATTTTGGGCGTTTTCCGGTCTTAACCGAATGCTATGTCGGTAAGAAACAAAAGCAAACAATGCAATTTCTTACTTGATCAATAGCTATAGTGATGAGAATCTGGGGTAGCCAAGACCGCGATCGCCTTGATTGAAGGACGAAATCGTTATTTCGTTAAATCGCTAATTCTTGCTTAAACGAAATCTCTCTGTACGATTAAGCGAAAACACGATATAACTAATTCGCTATAGGGCGAAAGGACGAAATTTGATGACCGTATTGGTGGGTGTCATTTCACAGAAAGGGGGAGTGGGTAAAAGTACTCTTGCTCGACTTATTGCCCGTGAATATTCTGCTGCTGGCTGGGATGTAAAAATTGCCGACCTAGATATTTCTCAAGGTACGAGTACGGATTGGAAACAACGCCGCGAATTAAACGGTATCCAGCCGGAGATTGCTGTTGAACCATTCCGCACTGTAGCGCAAGCACTTAAACACGCCTCGGTTTATGACCTCATGGTTATGGACGGGCCACCACATTCCATGCAAGGCACTTTAGAAATTGCCCGTGCAAGTGATTTACTTGTCTTACCCACTGGTTTATCACTGGATGATCTCAAACCGTCTGTACTGTTGGCGCATGAATTGGTAAACGCCAAAATCTCTACGGATAAAATTATTTTTGTTTTATGTCGAGTCGGCGATCGGGAGAATGAAATTGAGGAGGGCAGATCATATATTCATAAAGCTGGATATGTCACAGTGGCTGGTTCAATTCCAGAAAAGACTGCTTACCGTCAGGCAAGTGATAACGGTCGTGCTGTTTCTGAGGTCACGTTTCCTACCTTGAAGCAACGAGCCGAACAAGTAGCCCAAGGAATTATTGATCTGTTAAGTGAGCAAGAGTCCTAATTATGTCAACTAAACCACCTCCACCACCTCGCAAACCAAGCAAAGGTGAACCCCCTAGCATTAAGGAAACAAAAGATAACTTAGAGAAGCCCGATCCAGGTGAAATTTCCAACCTGAATTTTAAAGTACCTGCCGAGTTCAAAAAGGATTTTAAGATTGCGGCTGCTACCTACGGTTGTACCCAAGTCGAGCTATTGCAACGGATCTTCAAATACTGGACAGATAATCATGGCTAGTAAAGATTCGTTCTTTCGCTAAATGACGAAAAGACGATTTCTTGCTTTCTTCTTTTAGCGATTTCTGATTTCATAGTTTTCAACACAAGATATACTGACAAAGCATTAGTGTCAGAAACTAGGCTGAATCGGTTTCACAGGGCAATGGAGGTTTAGCATAACTTTCTGCACCACTGCTCATTTCACGCCGTAGGTGCAAGATATGAGCCAAGCCAGTAATATTAAAAATCTCACAGCAAAGCTAAATGTTCGAGCAAACCTTTAAAAATATTGATGACGTTCTCTGGAAAGAGGCGGGTTGTACTACAGAGTTAGATTACACAGAGCAAACCTCTTGGCTGCTGTTTCTGAAGTATCTGGACGATTTGGAGCAAGAACGGGCACTGGAAGCGGAGTTAGCGGGTAAGTCATATAATTTTATCATTGATGAAGCGCATCGGTGGTCGGCTTGGGCGGCTCCCAAGAAGGCGGATGGCACGGTGGATCACGATCATGCGCTGATTGGGGACGATTTGATTGATTACGTGAACCGTCAGCTATTCCCCTATCTCCAGGGATTTAAGCTGCGGGCTACCAGCCCAGATACGATCGAGTACAAAATTGGTGAGATTTTTAGCGAAATTAAGAATAGGTTTCAAAGTGGCTACAGCTTGCGGGATGCGCTGGAATATATTGATGAGCTACGGTTTCGATCGCAGCAGGAGAAACATGAGCTTTCCCATCTCTATGAAGCCAAAATCAAAAATATGGGGAATGCGGGGCGCAATGGGGGGGAGTATTACACGCCGCGTCCGTTGATTCGCGCCATGATTCAGGTGGTGAAACCGCAAATTGGCGATCGCATTTATGATGGCGCTTGTGGTTCGGCGGGGTTTTTGTGTGAGAGTTACGACTATTTGCGTCAGGGTAATCTCACCACGAAACAGCTTGAGCAACTTCAGACAGCCACTTTTACAGGTAAGGAGAAGAAGAGTCTAGCTTATGTGATTGCGATCATGAATATGATTTTGCACGGCATCGATGCGCCGAACATTATCCACACTAATACGCTCACGGAAAATATCAGCGATATTCAAGACAAGAATCGCTTTGATGTGATTTTAGCTAATCCGCCATTTGGGGGGAAGGAACGTAAGGAAGTACAGCAGAATTTCCCGATTAAGACTGGGGAAACGGCGTTTCTGTTTTTGCAACATTTCATCAAAATTCTGAAGATGGGCGGTAGGGCGGCGGTGGTAATCAAAAATACCTTCCTGTCAAATTCGGATAATGCTTCGCGGGCTTTGCGCCAAGAACTTTTGAGTAGTTGCAATCTGCACACGATTTTGGATTGTCCCAGTGGGACTTTTATCGGGGCGGGGGTAAAAACGGTGGTGCTATTTTTTGATAAAGGAAAGCCTTTCGACTCCGTTCAGGGAACGCCTTTATTTGCTCAGGGAAAACCTTTAACTCAGGGAATGGCTACTCAGAAAATTTGGTATTATCAACTCGTTCCGGGGCGGAATATGGGTAAAACCAATTCTCTGAATGATGAGGACTTGCGCGAGTTTGTGGAGTTACAAGCTAGGTTTGCAGAAACAGAAAAATCTTGGCTGGTGGATATTGCTGATGTAGATCGGGAGACGTTCGATTTGTCGGTGAAGAATCCGAATAAGGCTGAGGAATCGCTGTTACGAGAACCGCAGGAAATTTTGGATGAAATTGCTGCTTTGGATGCAGAGAGTGCAGAGATTTTAGCTGGTATTGGGGGGATGTTGTGAGAGAACATTGGATAGATTCTACTATTGGTGATTTGTGTGAGGTTATTGCAGGACAGTCACCAGCAGGAGAATATTACAATCAAGAGGGTATAGGTCTTCCCTTTTATCAAGGCAAAAAAGAGTTTGGTCAAAAGTTTATAGGAAAGCCTCAAACGTGGACTCGAAAAACTACTAAAGAGGCAGAGTTGGGTGACATACTAATGTCCGTTCGTGCGCCAGTTGGGCCAATTAACTTCGCTACTGAAAAGATTTGTATTGGAAGAGGATTGGCGGCTATAAAAGCAGGAACTAAGATTGATCGTTACTTTCTTTTCTATGGTTTACTATTCAAGCAAGATGAAATAAGAGGTAACGAAGGTGCTGTATTTGCGTCTATAAATAAAAATCAGATTGAGAGTATCAAGTTTTTTTATCCACCACTCCCCGAACAAAAGCAGATTGTGGCGATTTTGGATGAGGCATTTGAGGGGATTGATAGAGCGATCGCAAACGCCGAAAAGAACCTCGCCAACGCCCGCGAACTGTTTGAAAGCTATCTAAACGCCATATTCACCCAGAAAGGCGATGGGTGGGAATGGGTTAGTCTGTCTGAGATAACGACTGATATTACTGATGGAGATCATCAACCTCCGCCTAAATCACAATCTGGTATTCCATTTATTACAATATCGAACATAGATAAACAGAATCGGAAAGTTGATTTCTCTAATACATTTAAGGTTTCACCTGAATATTTTGAAAAACTAAAGAGCAATCGAAAACCGCGTAAAGGTGACTTGCTCTACACAGTTACTGGTTCGTATGGAATTCCAGTTCTCGTTGATCATGATATGAATTTTTGCTTTCAGCGACATATTGGCTTGATAAGACCAAACGATGAAACCAATTCAAAATGTTTGTATTACATATTTTTATCACGTTATCTTTTGAATCAAGCTGATGAATGTGCTACGGGTACTGCACAAAAAACAGTTTCTCTGAGCGGACTCCGACGCTTCTCTGTTCCCAAAATACCTAAAGAAAAACAGGAAATAATTGTTGCTGAACTTGATATTATATCAGAAAAAGTTTCTAGCCTCGAAACCATCTATCGCCAAAAAATCGCCGCCCTCAACGAACTCAAACAATCCATCCTGCAAAAAGCCTTCACTGGCGAACTCACCGCAGACACCGCTAACCAGACAACAAAAGCCGCTAAAGAGGGAATTGCCGCATGAGCAATGACCTGCCTCAACCGAGCGATCGCCTATTTCAGGAAATCAGACAGTTTATTGATGCCGCTAAACAACGCGCCGCCGTTGCCATCAATGCAGAAATTACCCTGTTATATTGGCAAGTTGGTAAACGCATCCAAACCGAAATCCTACAAAATCAACGCGCCGAATATGGCAAACAAATTATTGTTTCTTTATCCCAGCAGCTAACCCAAACTTATGGTAAAGGCTGGAGCGAAAAACAACTACGGCATTGTCTACATTTTGCGGGAACCTTTGCTGATGAGCAGATTGTCTCCACACTGCGGAGAGAATTGAGTTGGACGCATATCAAAACTCTAATGTATATTGATGAACCTCTAAAACGCGACTTTTACATCGAAATTTGCTGTTTAGAGGGTTGGTCATCCCGTCAACTGCAAGAACGCATCAACTCCATGCTATTCGAGCGCACTGCCCTATCCCGCAAACCAGAAGAAACCATTCGCCACGATCTAGAGCAATTGCGCCAAGATCAACAACTATCACCTGATCTGTTGCTAAAAGACCCCTATATTTTAGATTTTCTGGATTTAAGCGATCGCTATCTCGAAAAAGACCTTGAAGATGCCATCCTGCGGGAAATCGAAAAATTCTTACTAGAACTTGGTGCAGGCTTTACTTTTGTCGCCCGTCAAAAACGCCTACAAATCGACAACGACGACTTTTATATCGACCTGCTATTTTATAACCGCAAACTCAAACGCCTCGTCGCCATCGACCTCAAACTCGGTAACTTCCGTCCCGAATACAAAGGCCAAATGGAACTTTACCTGCGCTGGCTGGCCAAATACGAGCAAGAGCCTGATGAACAGCCACCACTGGGAATCATCTTATGTGCAGGTAAAAAACAAGAGCAAATCGAATTGCTAGAGCTAGATAAAAGCGGCATCCATGTCGCCGAATATCTCACCGTATTACCACCTAAAGAGTTGTTACAAGCTAAACTGCAAGAAGCGATCGCCACTGCCCGTCGGAGAATAGTGGACAGTTAATAATGGACAGTGGACAATTGACAAGAAGGCAATCTCAGTAACTGTCAACTGTCAATTGCCCACTGTCAACTATAAAAATGAACGAAGCCGAAACCCGCGCTGAACTAATCGACCCCGCACTCAAAGCCGCCGGCTGGGGCATCACCGAAGGCAGTCGCATCCGCCGCGAAGTTATCGCCCCTGGTCGCTTAGTTGGCAATGGTAAACGCGCCCAATCAGACATCGCCGATTATGTTCTCGTCTATCGCGGTGAAAAACTTGCAGTCATCGAAGCCAAAAAACGCGGATTGCCCGATACCGAAGGCTTAGGACAAGCCAAAAAATACGCCGAAAAATTGCAGACGCGGTTCGCCTACTCCACAAATGGCATCGGACTTTATCAAGTAGATATGCACACAGGTGCAGAAGGCTACGTCAACCAATACCCTACCCCCGACGAACTGTGGGATGTTACCTTCAGCGAAGCCAACGAATGGCGAGATTGCTTTGCTGCCATACCCTTTGAAGATAAAAGCGGCACATGGGAAGCCCGTTATTATCAACATAATGCCATTAAGCACGTCCTAGAAGCGATCTGCCAAGGAAAAGACCGGATTTTGTTAACAATGGCAACTGGCACAGGTAAAACCTTCATCGCCTTCCAACTCGCCTGGAAACTCTTTCAAAGTCGTTGGAGCCTCAGCCGACAACCCACCCGTCGCCCGCGAATTTTGTTTCTAGCAGATCGCAATATCTTAGCCAACCAAGCCTATAACTCTTTCTCTGCCTTCCCCGACGATGCCCTCGTCCGCATCGACCCCGAAGCTATCAAAAAACGGGGTCGAGTCCCCAAAAATGGCAGTATCTTTTTTACCATTTTCCAGACTTTTATGACCGGACGGGACGACGCTGGCAATCCTACACCAAAATTCAGCGACTATCCCCCCGACTTCTTTGACTTCATCATCATTGATGAATGTCACCGAGGTGGAGCCAGTGACGAAAGCACCTGGCGGGGCATTTTGGAATACTTCTCACCAGCAGTACAACTTGGACTCACCGCCACCCCCAAACGTGCCAACAACGCAGACACCTACGCCTACTTTGGTGAGCCAGTCTATACCTATGCCCTCAAAGACGGCATCAACGACGGATTTCTTACTCCCTTTAAAGTCAGGCAAATCGAAACTACTCTAGATGAATATATTTACAGCACCGAAGATGAACTTATAGAAGGTGCAGTAGACGAAGCCAGAACCTACACTGAAACTGACTTCAACCACATCATTGAAATTGCCGAGCGCGAACGTTACCGAGTGCAACTGTTCATGGAAGAAATTGACCAGAATCAAAAAACTCTGGTGTTTTGCGCCAACCAACCCCACGCCCTAGCGGTGCGGGATTTAATCAACCAAATGAAGATTAGCAGTGAACCTAATTACTGTGTTCGCGTCACCGCCGATGATGGAAAACTGGGAGAGCAGCACCTCAGCACTTTCCAAGACAATGAGAAAACTATCCCCACGATTCTCACCACCTCCCAAAAGCTTTCCACTGGGGTTGATGCCCGAAACGTTCGTAATATCGTATTGATGCGCCCCATCAATTCTATGATCGAATTTAAACAAATCATCGGTCGCGGTACGCGACTATTTGATGGTAAAGACTACTTCACCATCTACGATTTCGTTAAAGCTTACGAACATTTCAACGATCCTGAATGGGATGGCGAACCCCAAGAACCTGTTCTCGTCAAAATTACCAGAGGCAGGGAGGAATCAGATAAACACAATGTCTCCACAACAGATAGAGGCAAGAATAGAAACGAAAGTACAGAAGTTCCCCGCCCCAAAACCATCAAAATCAAACTCGCTGACGGCAAAGAACGCACCCTTCAGCACCGGATGTCTACCAGCTTCTGGAGTCCAGATGGTAAACCCATGAACGCCTCTGAATTTGTGGAACGTCTCTTTGGTGAAATTCCCGAACTATTCAAAGATGAAGACGAGCTACGGATAATTTGGAGCCGCCCCGACACCCGCAGAGCTTTATTGGAAGGACTGGCAGAGAAGGGCTACGGGGAGGAACAACTCACGGAGATTAGTCGCCTGATCGATGCCGAGAAAAGCGATTTGTATGATGTGCTGGCTTATATCGCCTATGCCTCTGCACCCATAAGCCGCCGAGAGCGCGTCCTTGCTCACAAGTCCTTAATCTTCTCGCGCTATATCGGCAAACAGCAAGAATTTCTCGACTTTGTACTGGAGCAATACATCAAGGCAGGGGTGGGGGAACTTGATCGCACTAAATTACCTCAACTGTTAGAGTTAAAATATCATGCTGTTCGTGATGCTGTTGAAGAACTAGGGAGCGTTGCGAATATCAGTGAAGTGTTTATCGGGTTTCAGCAGTATTTGTATTCACAGGACATGGCAGCTTAATTGGGCAGTTAACTGTTTTTACAAGGTTTGATAGCGATCGCTTGAAGGTTTTGACGAAACACCATGTT contains the following coding sequences:
- a CDS encoding alpha-ketoglutarate-dependent dioxygenase AlkB family protein, encoding MQYDKDTQLSLNLWGQSALPSNLQVDKLSVPDAEIILYPSYFTEEESDGILQRLFMEVNWRQDKIKCYGKEIDLPRLTAWYGDTGKSYTYSNIAMNPISWTPVLLFIKDRVEEIAQVSFNSVLLNFYRDGKDSISWHSDDEQELGKYPVISSVSFGGERKLQFRHKYNKNLKKLELNLTNGSLLIMKGKTQEYWQHQIAKTSRTVMPRINLTFRIIK
- a CDS encoding ParA family protein, whose protein sequence is MTVLVGVISQKGGVGKSTLARLIAREYSAAGWDVKIADLDISQGTSTDWKQRRELNGIQPEIAVEPFRTVAQALKHASVYDLMVMDGPPHSMQGTLEIARASDLLVLPTGLSLDDLKPSVLLAHELVNAKISTDKIIFVLCRVGDRENEIEEGRSYIHKAGYVTVAGSIPEKTAYRQASDNGRAVSEVTFPTLKQRAEQVAQGIIDLLSEQES
- a CDS encoding class I SAM-dependent DNA methyltransferase — protein: MFEQTFKNIDDVLWKEAGCTTELDYTEQTSWLLFLKYLDDLEQERALEAELAGKSYNFIIDEAHRWSAWAAPKKADGTVDHDHALIGDDLIDYVNRQLFPYLQGFKLRATSPDTIEYKIGEIFSEIKNRFQSGYSLRDALEYIDELRFRSQQEKHELSHLYEAKIKNMGNAGRNGGEYYTPRPLIRAMIQVVKPQIGDRIYDGACGSAGFLCESYDYLRQGNLTTKQLEQLQTATFTGKEKKSLAYVIAIMNMILHGIDAPNIIHTNTLTENISDIQDKNRFDVILANPPFGGKERKEVQQNFPIKTGETAFLFLQHFIKILKMGGRAAVVIKNTFLSNSDNASRALRQELLSSCNLHTILDCPSGTFIGAGVKTVVLFFDKGKPFDSVQGTPLFAQGKPLTQGMATQKIWYYQLVPGRNMGKTNSLNDEDLREFVELQARFAETEKSWLVDIADVDRETFDLSVKNPNKAEESLLREPQEILDEIAALDAESAEILAGIGGML
- a CDS encoding restriction endonuclease subunit S, with protein sequence MREHWIDSTIGDLCEVIAGQSPAGEYYNQEGIGLPFYQGKKEFGQKFIGKPQTWTRKTTKEAELGDILMSVRAPVGPINFATEKICIGRGLAAIKAGTKIDRYFLFYGLLFKQDEIRGNEGAVFASINKNQIESIKFFYPPLPEQKQIVAILDEAFEGIDRAIANAEKNLANARELFESYLNAIFTQKGDGWEWVSLSEITTDITDGDHQPPPKSQSGIPFITISNIDKQNRKVDFSNTFKVSPEYFEKLKSNRKPRKGDLLYTVTGSYGIPVLVDHDMNFCFQRHIGLIRPNDETNSKCLYYIFLSRYLLNQADECATGTAQKTVSLSGLRRFSVPKIPKEKQEIIVAELDIISEKVSSLETIYRQKIAALNELKQSILQKAFTGELTADTANQTTKAAKEGIAA
- a CDS encoding PDDEXK nuclease domain-containing protein; the protein is MSNDLPQPSDRLFQEIRQFIDAAKQRAAVAINAEITLLYWQVGKRIQTEILQNQRAEYGKQIIVSLSQQLTQTYGKGWSEKQLRHCLHFAGTFADEQIVSTLRRELSWTHIKTLMYIDEPLKRDFYIEICCLEGWSSRQLQERINSMLFERTALSRKPEETIRHDLEQLRQDQQLSPDLLLKDPYILDFLDLSDRYLEKDLEDAILREIEKFLLELGAGFTFVARQKRLQIDNDDFYIDLLFYNRKLKRLVAIDLKLGNFRPEYKGQMELYLRWLAKYEQEPDEQPPLGIILCAGKKQEQIELLELDKSGIHVAEYLTVLPPKELLQAKLQEAIATARRRIVDS
- the hsdR gene encoding EcoAI/FtnUII family type I restriction enzme subunit R, encoding MNEAETRAELIDPALKAAGWGITEGSRIRREVIAPGRLVGNGKRAQSDIADYVLVYRGEKLAVIEAKKRGLPDTEGLGQAKKYAEKLQTRFAYSTNGIGLYQVDMHTGAEGYVNQYPTPDELWDVTFSEANEWRDCFAAIPFEDKSGTWEARYYQHNAIKHVLEAICQGKDRILLTMATGTGKTFIAFQLAWKLFQSRWSLSRQPTRRPRILFLADRNILANQAYNSFSAFPDDALVRIDPEAIKKRGRVPKNGSIFFTIFQTFMTGRDDAGNPTPKFSDYPPDFFDFIIIDECHRGGASDESTWRGILEYFSPAVQLGLTATPKRANNADTYAYFGEPVYTYALKDGINDGFLTPFKVRQIETTLDEYIYSTEDELIEGAVDEARTYTETDFNHIIEIAERERYRVQLFMEEIDQNQKTLVFCANQPHALAVRDLINQMKISSEPNYCVRVTADDGKLGEQHLSTFQDNEKTIPTILTTSQKLSTGVDARNVRNIVLMRPINSMIEFKQIIGRGTRLFDGKDYFTIYDFVKAYEHFNDPEWDGEPQEPVLVKITRGREESDKHNVSTTDRGKNRNESTEVPRPKTIKIKLADGKERTLQHRMSTSFWSPDGKPMNASEFVERLFGEIPELFKDEDELRIIWSRPDTRRALLEGLAEKGYGEEQLTEISRLIDAEKSDLYDVLAYIAYASAPISRRERVLAHKSLIFSRYIGKQQEFLDFVLEQYIKAGVGELDRTKLPQLLELKYHAVRDAVEELGSVANISEVFIGFQQYLYSQDMAA